The Psychrobacter sp. LV10R520-6 genome includes a region encoding these proteins:
- a CDS encoding cold shock and DUF1294 domain-containing protein has protein sequence MTTKQQGHIKKWQDDKGFGFIETEAGESVFFHVSEFKTQRRPNVGEQVVFTVGQDNQGRKQAKQVQELSFVQQQMAQKNKQIRQRNQKRSAQADFEAGQKKRSFLGVGFYSVLILLAFMEDLSWLVVGWYVVLGLITYMMYAKDKAAAQNGDWRTPESTLHFLSALGGWVGAMFAQTYLRHKSQKPEFRMTYYLTVLINLAGLLFILAGGGLDVLQGLL, from the coding sequence ATGACCACCAAACAACAAGGCCATATCAAAAAATGGCAAGATGATAAAGGCTTTGGCTTTATTGAAACTGAGGCTGGCGAGTCAGTATTTTTCCATGTCAGTGAGTTTAAAACGCAGCGTCGTCCCAATGTTGGTGAGCAAGTGGTATTCACAGTGGGGCAAGACAATCAAGGGCGCAAGCAAGCCAAACAAGTACAAGAGCTGAGCTTCGTTCAGCAACAAATGGCGCAAAAAAATAAGCAAATCCGTCAGCGCAACCAAAAACGAAGCGCGCAAGCGGACTTTGAAGCGGGGCAGAAAAAACGTTCATTTCTCGGTGTTGGCTTTTATTCCGTATTGATATTACTAGCATTCATGGAAGATCTCAGCTGGCTGGTGGTCGGATGGTACGTAGTATTAGGACTGATCACTTATATGATGTATGCCAAAGACAAGGCCGCTGCGCAAAATGGCGATTGGCGTACCCCTGAATCGACTTTGCATTTTTTAAGTGCGCTTGGTGGGTGGGTCGGAGCAATGTTCGCGCAGACTTATTTGCGCCATAAATCACAAAAACCTGAATTCCGAATGACTTATTATTTGACAGTATTGATTAACTTGGCGGGGTTGTTGTTTATATTGGCAGGTGGGGGTTTGGATGTTTTGCAAGGGTTGTTGTAA
- a CDS encoding glutathione S-transferase family protein — MITLYKYTHPSRAETVVWALQELGLDYEVKEIDGKKGEQRSPEFLAINPFGKIPAITHNGKNFTESLAIIEYLNELHSDKPLTPNREDDDFAEKNYKLRQVISFGLIEIESYLWILTKIKVLENYENWPEGVDSNCLASIQNALPIACDWLDGQEYIAGDSFTLADIYYHHLFSWLKMLGIKLPEQVKTYLKKLSARENFPSK; from the coding sequence GTGATTACATTATACAAATATACCCATCCAAGTCGGGCAGAAACAGTCGTTTGGGCCTTGCAAGAGCTCGGTTTAGATTATGAGGTCAAAGAAATAGACGGCAAAAAAGGCGAGCAAAGAAGTCCTGAATTTTTGGCAATCAATCCCTTTGGTAAAATTCCAGCGATTACTCATAACGGTAAAAATTTCACTGAATCGTTGGCTATTATTGAATATCTCAATGAGCTGCATTCTGATAAACCACTGACGCCAAATAGAGAAGATGACGACTTCGCTGAGAAGAATTATAAACTTCGTCAAGTAATTTCATTCGGCTTGATTGAGATCGAAAGCTATTTATGGATACTCACTAAAATCAAAGTATTAGAAAATTACGAGAACTGGCCTGAAGGGGTTGATTCAAATTGCTTAGCATCCATTCAGAATGCTTTACCGATTGCTTGTGATTGGTTGGATGGGCAGGAATATATAGCAGGAGACAGCTTTACGCTAGCAGATATTTATTATCATCATCTTTTTTCTTGGTTGAAAATGTTGGGGATAAAACTGCCCGAGCAAGTTAAGACTTATCTTAAAAAATTGTCAGCGCGGGAGAATTTTCCTAGTAAATAG
- the lspA gene encoding signal peptidase II, translated as MPNSPNSSDRPIPSDLSDAQGQEPLDDANSVSPSAPTAAHVTSGNSMIPISRLVKTPKMIANGSRAFRWYLLALVVLIIDQWTKWLAETNLTFHEPVPVIEPFLNWTLAYNYGAAFSFLADAGGWQKWFFSGLALVMSLFLIIYLIKAPRRAKLLSTGLALVLGGALGNLIDRLLHGHVIDFIHVHNADVWHYPIFNIADMGISIGVAMIIIDMLFLEKKREV; from the coding sequence ATGCCTAATTCACCTAATTCGTCTGACAGGCCCATCCCGTCTGACCTGTCAGACGCACAAGGACAAGAGCCACTTGATGATGCTAATAGTGTCAGTCCCAGCGCGCCTACGGCTGCCCACGTTACGTCAGGCAATTCGATGATACCCATAAGTCGGTTGGTGAAGACACCAAAGATGATTGCTAATGGCAGTCGCGCCTTTAGGTGGTATTTGCTCGCGCTTGTCGTCCTTATCATTGATCAATGGACAAAATGGTTGGCTGAAACCAATCTAACTTTCCATGAGCCGGTTCCGGTCATTGAGCCGTTTCTTAACTGGACGCTGGCATACAATTATGGGGCGGCATTTAGCTTTTTGGCGGATGCGGGCGGTTGGCAAAAATGGTTCTTTTCTGGCTTAGCACTGGTAATGTCTCTGTTTTTAATAATCTATCTGATTAAAGCCCCGCGTCGAGCCAAACTGCTATCTACTGGTTTGGCATTGGTGCTTGGCGGTGCGCTCGGCAATTTGATTGATCGCTTATTACATGGTCATGTCATCGATTTTATCCATGTTCATAACGCCGATGTCTGGCATTATCCTATCTTTAATATTGCCGATATGGGTATTAGTATTGGGGTAGCAATGATTATCATTGATATGCTATTTTTGGAAAAAAAGCGTGAAGTTTAG
- the ileS gene encoding isoleucine--tRNA ligase, protein MTDKPTTKQSNDKPSHDYKDTLNLADTVFPMRANLAKREPDWLNAWEADDVYGKIRQARDGAPKYILHDGPPYANGQIHLGHAVNKVLKDIIVKSKTLSGFDAPYVPGWDCHGLPIEQKVEAKVGKVGQKVSATEFRGLCREYASSQVELQKADFKRLGIFGDWDNPYLTMNFAQEANIVRALAKIYDNGHVTRGMKPVNWCLDCSSALAEAEVEYQDKVSDAIYVSFDVLDTEKVTAFAEIDEAELKDGIAAVIWTTTPWTLPANQAITVHPKHDYSVVATEKGNLFLATDLIDSALSALELTNQGVLATVSGCELEGLRAQHPLIEDRQVPIILGDHVTTDSGTGLVHTAPGHGLDDYIVGLKYDLPVENPVSGTGVYLSTAAVFAGEHIYKANPKIIAALQENGHLLSHTKIEHSYPHCWRHKSPIIFRATPQWFINMETKGLRERALADVSTVNWTPAWGKNRIESMLNGRPDWCISRQRTWGVPIAFFIHKETGELHPNTLELMETAAQRISEGGVEAWFDASCEDFLGEEAADYDKATDTLDVWFDSGTTHFTVLEQRDELTNPADMYLEGSDQHRGWFQTSLLTSEAMYERTPFKQVLTHGFVVDENGRKMSKSLGNIITPQEEINKTGADMLRLWIASNDYRYEMNAGKTAFKGAIDMYRRIRNTLRFLLANTDDFNPATDSVNINELVSLDKFIIERAQTVQADIISAYDAMDFHQVTQHITAFCSQDLGGFYLDIIKDRQYTTQTDGKPRRSAQTAIYHIAQALIRWITPILSFTAQEAWEVLHGTDANSNGYVFTQAWYEFPEVELSAISSDDWQRIMQAKEMVNKHIETARGNKLINANLSADATLYADGAMYDSLAKLSEELRFVLITSTAALKPMSEASAEAKTDNDTDSTDELTNLTVTISAADGTKCVRCWHIRDDIGVDAAHPELCARCVANVSGNGEVRHYA, encoded by the coding sequence ATGACTGATAAGCCCACGACTAAACAAAGCAATGATAAGCCCAGCCACGACTATAAAGACACCCTAAACCTTGCTGATACCGTATTCCCAATGCGTGCCAATCTGGCCAAACGTGAGCCAGATTGGTTAAATGCTTGGGAAGCAGACGACGTCTATGGCAAGATTCGCCAGGCGCGCGATGGCGCTCCTAAATACATTTTGCACGATGGCCCTCCCTACGCTAACGGGCAGATTCACTTAGGTCATGCAGTCAATAAAGTACTCAAAGACATTATCGTGAAATCAAAAACCTTATCAGGATTTGATGCGCCTTATGTCCCCGGTTGGGACTGTCATGGTCTGCCTATCGAGCAAAAGGTCGAAGCAAAAGTCGGTAAAGTCGGACAAAAAGTTTCGGCGACGGAGTTTCGTGGTCTATGCCGTGAGTATGCTAGTAGCCAAGTAGAGTTACAAAAAGCAGACTTTAAGCGTTTAGGCATCTTCGGGGATTGGGACAATCCTTATTTGACCATGAACTTCGCTCAAGAAGCCAATATTGTGCGCGCACTGGCTAAAATTTATGATAACGGTCATGTTACACGCGGCATGAAGCCAGTCAACTGGTGCTTAGATTGTAGTTCAGCACTGGCTGAAGCCGAAGTCGAATACCAAGATAAAGTGTCCGACGCCATTTATGTTAGCTTTGATGTCTTAGATACTGAAAAAGTAACTGCCTTTGCTGAGATTGACGAGGCTGAGCTAAAAGATGGCATTGCTGCGGTCATCTGGACCACGACACCTTGGACTTTGCCAGCCAACCAAGCTATCACGGTACATCCTAAGCATGACTATAGCGTGGTTGCTACTGAAAAAGGCAATCTGTTCTTAGCCACTGACCTGATTGACAGTGCATTAAGCGCGCTTGAGCTTACTAATCAGGGCGTGTTAGCCACGGTATCAGGCTGCGAGCTTGAAGGTCTGCGCGCCCAGCATCCGCTAATTGAAGACCGTCAAGTACCAATTATCTTAGGTGATCACGTTACTACTGATAGTGGTACTGGTCTGGTACATACCGCACCTGGTCATGGTCTAGACGATTATATCGTAGGTCTAAAATATGATTTACCAGTCGAAAATCCAGTCAGCGGTACTGGTGTTTATTTGAGTACTGCAGCGGTATTTGCTGGTGAGCATATTTATAAAGCCAATCCAAAAATCATTGCGGCTTTGCAGGAGAATGGCCACTTATTGAGCCATACCAAAATTGAGCACAGCTATCCACATTGCTGGCGTCATAAGTCTCCGATTATCTTTCGGGCCACGCCGCAATGGTTTATCAATATGGAAACCAAAGGATTACGTGAGCGAGCGCTTGCTGATGTCTCAACCGTGAATTGGACCCCAGCATGGGGGAAAAATCGTATTGAGTCCATGCTGAACGGTCGTCCGGACTGGTGCATCTCCCGCCAGCGTACTTGGGGCGTGCCAATTGCCTTCTTTATCCATAAAGAAACCGGCGAGCTACATCCAAACACTTTAGAGCTAATGGAAACTGCGGCACAAAGAATCAGCGAGGGCGGCGTCGAAGCGTGGTTTGATGCCAGCTGTGAAGACTTCTTAGGAGAGGAAGCTGCTGATTATGATAAAGCAACGGACACGCTAGACGTCTGGTTTGATTCAGGAACGACTCATTTCACCGTACTTGAGCAGCGTGATGAATTGACTAACCCTGCGGATATGTATTTAGAGGGCTCAGACCAACATCGCGGTTGGTTCCAGACTTCGCTATTAACTTCTGAGGCCATGTACGAGCGTACCCCATTCAAGCAAGTACTGACTCACGGTTTTGTGGTCGATGAAAATGGCCGTAAGATGAGTAAATCACTCGGCAACATCATCACTCCGCAAGAAGAGATTAATAAAACCGGCGCGGATATGTTGCGCTTATGGATTGCCTCTAATGACTATCGCTATGAGATGAACGCGGGTAAAACAGCATTTAAAGGCGCTATCGATATGTATCGCCGTATCCGTAATACTTTGCGCTTTTTATTGGCCAATACCGATGACTTTAATCCAGCCACCGATAGCGTAAACATCAATGAGCTAGTCAGTCTTGATAAATTCATCATTGAGCGAGCGCAAACCGTACAAGCAGACATCATCAGCGCTTATGATGCCATGGACTTCCACCAAGTTACCCAGCATATCACTGCATTTTGCTCACAAGACTTAGGTGGTTTCTATCTAGATATCATTAAAGACCGCCAGTACACAACCCAAACGGATGGCAAACCACGCCGTTCAGCACAAACGGCAATTTATCATATCGCGCAAGCCTTGATTCGCTGGATTACGCCGATTTTGTCTTTCACCGCTCAGGAAGCATGGGAAGTACTTCACGGTACGGATGCCAATTCAAATGGTTACGTGTTTACCCAAGCGTGGTATGAGTTTCCTGAGGTTGAACTCAGTGCCATTAGTTCTGATGACTGGCAGCGTATTATGCAGGCCAAAGAGATGGTTAATAAACATATCGAAACCGCCCGTGGCAATAAATTGATAAATGCTAACTTATCTGCTGATGCGACTTTATATGCTGATGGCGCAATGTACGACAGCTTGGCTAAACTTAGTGAAGAGCTGCGTTTTGTACTGATTACCAGTACCGCGGCATTGAAGCCAATGAGTGAAGCGTCTGCTGAAGCCAAAACAGATAATGATACAGACAGTACGGATGAATTGACAAATTTAACCGTGACAATCAGCGCGGCTGATGGTACTAAATGTGTTCGCTGCTGGCATATCCGTGATGATATCGGTGTTGACGCTGCCCATCCTGAGCTATGCGCACGCTGCGTGGCTAACGTAAGCGGTAATGGCGAGGTACGTCACTATGCCTAA
- the ald gene encoding alanine dehydrogenase: protein MKIGIPREVKNNENRVGLPPNGVSALADNSHDVYVETDAGIGSQFTDEDYKNAGATIVDSAEKAWDVELVIKVKEPQAEEYQYFRENLTLFTYLHLAAEPKLAKALVNSKVTGIAYETVQLADNSLPLLTPMSEIAGRMSTQIGAQFLQSFYGGKGILLGGVPGVKKGKVTIIGGGISGTEAAKIAIGLGADVIILDLDPKRLKQLSELFGNDVQTLMSTKVNIAKSVAESDLVIGAVLIPGAAAPKLVTEDMIESMNDGGVVVDIAIDQGGLFETTDRITTHDNPTYIKHGIIHYAVANIPGAVPRTATLALSNVTLPYVLALAKKGFKQACIDNPAFAKGVNTTQGHVTYKAVAEALDYDYKELSSLIS from the coding sequence ATGAAAATAGGTATCCCAAGGGAAGTTAAAAACAACGAAAATCGTGTTGGTCTACCACCGAACGGCGTCAGCGCTTTAGCCGATAACAGTCATGATGTTTATGTCGAAACCGATGCTGGTATCGGTTCACAGTTCACTGATGAAGATTACAAAAATGCGGGCGCAACGATCGTTGATAGCGCTGAAAAAGCATGGGATGTCGAGCTGGTCATCAAGGTCAAAGAGCCTCAAGCTGAAGAATATCAATATTTCAGAGAAAATTTAACCCTATTTACTTATCTACATTTGGCCGCTGAACCTAAGCTTGCTAAAGCACTGGTAAATAGCAAAGTAACAGGAATCGCTTATGAGACCGTGCAGTTAGCAGATAATTCATTACCGCTCTTAACCCCAATGAGTGAGATTGCAGGGCGTATGAGCACACAAATTGGGGCACAATTTCTGCAAAGTTTTTATGGCGGTAAAGGGATTTTACTCGGTGGCGTCCCTGGCGTTAAAAAAGGTAAAGTAACTATTATCGGTGGCGGTATATCTGGTACGGAGGCGGCCAAAATTGCTATCGGTTTAGGCGCAGACGTCATTATTTTAGACTTAGATCCCAAACGTCTCAAGCAGCTGTCTGAGCTGTTTGGCAATGATGTACAGACATTGATGTCAACCAAAGTCAATATTGCTAAAAGTGTTGCAGAAAGTGATTTGGTTATCGGTGCGGTATTGATTCCGGGCGCAGCAGCACCGAAGCTGGTCACTGAAGATATGATTGAATCGATGAATGATGGTGGCGTTGTCGTTGATATCGCTATTGACCAGGGCGGTTTGTTTGAGACCACTGACCGTATTACTACCCATGATAATCCGACTTATATTAAGCACGGCATCATCCATTATGCCGTTGCCAACATCCCTGGTGCGGTACCACGTACAGCGACTTTAGCACTATCTAATGTCACCTTGCCCTATGTACTAGCGCTGGCCAAAAAAGGCTTTAAGCAAGCTTGTATTGACAATCCTGCCTTTGCAAAGGGGGTCAACACGACTCAAGGTCATGTGACTTATAAAGCTGTTGCTGAAGCGTTAGATTATGATTATAAGGAACTAAGCTCGTTAATAAGCTAA
- a CDS encoding protein disulfide oxidoreductase, with protein MLLYGLVFVVVYTAINWWRQPVMPANPQLQLTDYQGQAVDLAALSADKPTLVYFWGTWCPICRTTSPSVNTLAAQENYPVVTVAIKSGTDQELHSYLSEHSYNFTTINDQKGDIFADWQGQVTPSYVILKDGEMTQGLTGIQPLWSLKLRLWFSSIG; from the coding sequence ATGCTACTTTATGGCTTGGTTTTTGTGGTGGTTTATACCGCGATTAATTGGTGGCGGCAACCTGTCATGCCAGCCAATCCGCAACTGCAACTTACGGACTATCAAGGGCAGGCGGTTGATTTGGCAGCGTTGAGTGCTGATAAGCCGACGCTAGTATACTTTTGGGGCACCTGGTGTCCAATATGTCGCACGACTTCTCCATCGGTCAATACTCTTGCGGCGCAAGAAAATTATCCGGTCGTGACTGTTGCCATAAAGTCGGGTACAGACCAAGAGCTACACAGCTACCTGAGCGAACATAGTTATAACTTTACTACCATCAATGATCAAAAAGGTGACATCTTCGCCGACTGGCAGGGACAAGTAACGCCATCATATGTGATCTTAAAAGATGGCGAGATGACTCAAGGCCTAACGGGTATTCAACCGTTATGGTCGCTTAAATTGCGACTTTGGTTTAGTTCAATTGGTTAA
- a CDS encoding carbon-nitrogen hydrolase family protein, with translation MSKIEKIDDFHLTIAEIKKKDYPQLKALMDRVYANLGGSWSRTTINTLIDAFPEGQIAMFDHDQLIGIVLSMRVDYAKFSNPHTYEDLIGQKDIIRDNPKGDAIYGLDALIDPEYRGYRLGRRLYDARKELCRQLNFRAILAGGRIPNYYNHKDLTPGEYIDAVESREIHDSALSFQLSNGFIVKRILTAYLPDDTQSKGFATLLEWSNIYYEPKDYKPSTRKSEVRIGGIQWQMREVESPEELLQQVEFFVDVMADYNSDFACLPEFFNAPLMGLCESTDQNIAIRFLAGYTEWFKNEVSHLAVTYNVNVIVGSMPLLDEDDVLYNVSYLCRRDGTVEEQRKIHITPHERSAWVIEGGDKVQVFDTDAGRVGILVCYDVEFPELARLLALEDMDILFVPFWTDTKNGYLRVRLCAQARAIENECYVMICGSVGNLPQVESLDIQYAQSSVFSPSDFAFPHDAIMAETTANTEMIFFSDVNLDKLTHVRNEGSVHNLLDRRDDLFSLRWKKKSRVSASKLSDEERRENSGSVLQGEPLQGRAQKP, from the coding sequence ATGAGTAAAATAGAAAAAATCGATGACTTTCATTTAACGATTGCTGAAATTAAGAAAAAGGACTACCCCCAATTAAAGGCCTTGATGGACCGCGTTTATGCTAACTTAGGCGGATCGTGGTCAAGAACCACCATCAATACCTTGATTGATGCCTTTCCAGAAGGGCAGATTGCCATGTTTGACCATGACCAACTAATTGGTATTGTGCTGTCAATGCGCGTCGATTATGCTAAGTTTTCTAACCCGCATACCTATGAGGATTTAATTGGCCAGAAAGACATTATCAGAGACAATCCAAAAGGTGATGCGATTTATGGCTTAGATGCGCTAATTGATCCAGAGTATCGTGGCTATCGTCTTGGACGTCGGCTGTATGATGCTCGTAAAGAGCTATGCCGACAGTTAAACTTCCGCGCTATTCTTGCCGGTGGCCGAATCCCCAATTATTATAATCACAAAGACTTAACGCCAGGTGAATACATTGATGCCGTTGAATCGCGTGAAATTCACGACTCAGCGTTGTCATTTCAACTGTCCAATGGTTTTATTGTTAAGCGTATTTTGACCGCTTACTTACCCGATGACACCCAGTCGAAAGGCTTTGCAACCTTACTGGAATGGTCAAATATTTACTACGAGCCGAAAGATTATAAACCTAGCACTCGTAAGTCTGAGGTGCGAATTGGTGGTATCCAGTGGCAAATGCGTGAGGTCGAATCCCCTGAGGAGCTCCTGCAGCAAGTTGAGTTTTTCGTTGATGTGATGGCCGATTACAATTCTGATTTTGCCTGCTTACCAGAGTTCTTTAATGCCCCCTTGATGGGACTGTGTGAGTCGACCGATCAAAACATTGCGATTCGCTTTTTAGCCGGTTATACCGAATGGTTCAAAAACGAAGTCTCGCATTTAGCGGTTACTTATAACGTCAATGTTATCGTGGGCTCTATGCCGCTATTAGATGAAGATGACGTTTTATACAATGTCAGCTATTTATGTCGCCGCGATGGTACTGTTGAGGAACAGCGTAAGATTCACATCACCCCTCATGAGCGTAGCGCGTGGGTCATTGAAGGCGGAGATAAAGTACAAGTATTCGACACCGATGCTGGTCGTGTTGGCATTCTAGTTTGCTATGATGTTGAGTTCCCAGAGTTAGCTCGTTTGCTAGCCCTAGAAGACATGGATATCTTGTTTGTACCGTTTTGGACAGATACCAAAAACGGCTATCTGCGCGTGCGCCTTTGCGCCCAAGCGCGCGCCATCGAAAACGAATGTTATGTGATGATTTGCGGCTCAGTCGGTAACTTACCGCAAGTCGAAAGTCTTGATATTCAGTACGCGCAATCATCTGTCTTCTCGCCATCGGACTTTGCCTTCCCACATGACGCCATCATGGCCGAAACTACAGCTAATACTGAAATGATATTTTTCTCCGATGTTAACCTTGATAAACTCACCCATGTGCGTAACGAAGGCTCGGTACATAACCTGCTTGATCGCCGTGATGACTTATTTAGCCTTAGATGGAAGAAGAAATCTCGGGTCTCAGCAAGTAAGCTGAGCGATGAAGAACGCCGTGAAAACTCAGGTAGCGTGCTACAGGGTGAACCGCTGCAAGGTCGGGCTCAAAAACCTTAA
- a CDS encoding BLUF domain-containing protein produces MMSLQHIDMVRTLKEIEESALIQLVYVSSLTMMSRFNNSLFTDVKSRAGANNEQHGITGILCYGNGHFLQCIEGEKAHVLVLLQRISSDKRHKNIKVLLIQAIDQRSFVDWRMRLLFLERWLWSPATKEQATQLSNFLSFAPHGWEPERTEQFLQTIKNFESDPHIRASGITYSALSNMFRHIIGPHQAFLVVQGILSLLIVVAIILLFL; encoded by the coding sequence ATGATGTCCTTGCAACATATTGATATGGTCAGAACTTTAAAAGAAATAGAAGAGTCAGCGCTGATTCAGCTGGTTTACGTTAGTAGCCTGACTATGATGTCGCGCTTCAACAACTCACTATTTACTGATGTAAAAAGTCGGGCGGGTGCTAATAATGAACAGCACGGTATTACTGGTATTCTGTGCTACGGTAATGGTCATTTTTTACAGTGTATCGAAGGTGAGAAAGCGCACGTATTGGTGCTGCTACAGCGCATTTCTTCTGACAAGCGTCATAAAAATATCAAGGTACTGCTGATACAAGCTATTGATCAGCGCAGTTTCGTTGATTGGCGCATGCGCTTATTATTCTTGGAGCGCTGGCTGTGGTCACCTGCTACCAAAGAGCAAGCGACCCAACTATCAAATTTTTTGTCATTTGCACCGCATGGCTGGGAGCCTGAGCGTACCGAACAGTTTTTGCAAACCATTAAGAACTTTGAATCCGATCCACATATTAGAGCTTCAGGTATTACTTATAGCGCATTGAGCAATATGTTTCGTCATATCATCGGCCCTCATCAAGCATTCTTGGTTGTTCAGGGAATTTTAAGCCTGCTTATTGTCGTTGCTATTATACTGTTATTTTTATAA
- a CDS encoding FAD-binding oxidoreductase yields MTASNLPTADFHHNTDSNANSTAVQVILSTLTDKCQFDSTQIKTDAESLEHWGKDWTKHFAPAPAAIVFPKTTEQVQAIVLLANEHNVVLTPSGGRTGLSAGAVAANGEIVVSMDKMNHIGTFYLADRLVEIEAGVVTQQLQQFAESKDLYYPVDFASAGSSQMGGNIGTNAGGIKVIRYGMTRQWIMGLTVVTGKGDILHLNRGMVKNATGYDLRQLFIGSEGTLGLVTHAQIKLERPPQDLTVMVLGMDEFTDIMNVLSAFQAQIDLTAFEFFDSIAIDKLMVHGQVQEPFESRTKFYTLLEFESPYEPIMDKAMAIFEHCMEQGWVVDGVMSQSMAQAAELWKLREYISETISVFTPYKNDVSVLISHVPNFINEIDHIVSSNYPDFEVCWFGHIGDGNLHLNILKPENMSKDDFFTECQVVNKYVFETVQKYGGSVSAEHGVGMTKKPYLHYSRSATEIEYLKEIKKVFDPNNIMNRGKIFDV; encoded by the coding sequence ATGACTGCATCAAACCTGCCTACCGCCGACTTCCATCATAATACCGACTCAAATGCCAATAGCACTGCTGTCCAAGTGATTTTAAGTACGCTTACAGACAAGTGCCAATTTGATAGTACGCAAATCAAAACCGATGCTGAAAGTCTGGAGCACTGGGGCAAAGATTGGACCAAACACTTTGCACCGGCGCCCGCTGCTATTGTTTTTCCCAAAACTACCGAACAAGTACAAGCCATTGTCCTACTAGCAAATGAGCATAACGTAGTATTGACTCCCAGTGGTGGTCGTACTGGCCTATCTGCTGGCGCAGTCGCTGCTAATGGCGAGATTGTGGTTAGCATGGATAAAATGAATCATATTGGCACTTTTTATCTGGCTGATCGCCTGGTAGAGATTGAGGCTGGTGTCGTGACCCAACAGCTGCAACAGTTTGCAGAATCCAAAGACCTATATTACCCTGTGGATTTTGCCTCGGCAGGCTCTAGCCAAATGGGTGGCAATATCGGTACCAATGCTGGCGGTATTAAAGTTATTCGTTACGGCATGACCCGCCAATGGATTATGGGGCTAACCGTTGTTACCGGTAAAGGTGATATCTTGCACCTCAACCGCGGCATGGTCAAAAACGCTACCGGTTATGATTTGCGTCAGCTGTTTATTGGTAGTGAAGGTACGCTAGGTCTGGTAACTCATGCACAGATTAAGCTTGAGCGTCCGCCGCAAGATTTGACGGTAATGGTACTGGGCATGGATGAGTTTACCGATATCATGAACGTGCTGTCTGCCTTTCAAGCTCAGATTGACCTAACCGCTTTTGAGTTTTTTGACAGTATAGCTATTGATAAGCTAATGGTGCATGGACAAGTGCAAGAGCCGTTTGAATCACGCACCAAGTTTTATACCCTACTTGAGTTTGAATCGCCGTATGAGCCGATCATGGATAAGGCAATGGCGATATTTGAACACTGTATGGAACAAGGCTGGGTGGTCGATGGGGTTATGAGCCAAAGCATGGCTCAAGCTGCAGAGCTATGGAAGCTACGCGAATATATTTCGGAGACCATCTCAGTATTTACCCCTTATAAGAACGATGTGTCGGTATTAATCAGCCACGTACCTAATTTTATTAATGAGATTGATCATATCGTCAGTAGTAATTACCCTGACTTTGAGGTCTGTTGGTTCGGTCATATCGGTGACGGCAATTTACATTTAAACATTCTAAAACCTGAAAATATGAGCAAAGATGACTTCTTTACTGAATGTCAGGTGGTAAATAAATATGTGTTCGAAACCGTGCAAAAGTATGGTGGATCAGTCTCTGCTGAGCATGGCGTTGGCATGACCAAGAAGCCCTATCTACATTACAGCCGCAGCGCGACTGAGATTGAGTATTTAAAGGAAATCAAAAAAGTCTTTGATCCTAATAACATTATGAACCGCGGTAAGATCTTTGATGTTTAA